The Leptolyngbyaceae cyanobacterium genome includes a region encoding these proteins:
- a CDS encoding AAA family ATPase, whose amino-acid sequence MIPLDFLKAVTSEQGVSDTELEALSLALEGESILAIATKLDIRPEAVRKRLGEVYKKFRIGGAGPGKLAKLQQMLVSIYQKGQKQQIFATLPEPVDGETAIAQPRHDWSEAPDVSIFYGRQKDLTQLSHWIVEERCRLVALLGTIGIGKTALSVKLAQQIQNEFDFVIWRSLRHPIPPRNFIADLLQFFHPQRKSYLPENLDELISLLLEQFKTSRCLVILDNFETILRPGDFAGHYLDEKYKKYGELLRRVGEELHQSCLILTSTEKPREIALEEGETFPVRSWEMAGLNNEEAAEILKSKRLTDEAKWGNLINVYRGNPLALKIVSTTIQELFGGSVVQFLKQRATWVVRDMRDLIDREFQRLSDLEKEIANWLAIVGHPIFVTDLKPNIWIPISELKLFEALESLGRRSLLEKNLAGFTLPPVVMDYVKNLLVEQILEEIFQSIRTGKPENVELLKHYCLIVEPEKEEKSESEDQSFIERIVESLGQVVRNKTSFQEQLQQISTKLQQSSPLEVGYAVDNLQNLIDKLK is encoded by the coding sequence GTGATTCCCTTAGATTTTCTGAAGGCTGTAACAAGCGAACAAGGCGTGTCCGACACGGAACTAGAGGCGTTATCTCTGGCTTTGGAGGGCGAATCGATTTTGGCGATCGCAACTAAACTGGATATCAGACCGGAAGCTGTCCGCAAAAGACTGGGTGAAGTTTACAAAAAATTCCGTATTGGTGGCGCAGGGCCGGGAAAATTGGCTAAATTACAGCAAATGCTGGTTTCTATTTACCAAAAGGGCCAAAAACAGCAAATTTTCGCAACCTTACCGGAACCTGTGGATGGAGAAACTGCGATCGCACAACCGCGCCACGATTGGAGTGAAGCGCCGGATGTCTCTATTTTCTACGGTCGCCAAAAAGATTTAACGCAACTATCCCACTGGATTGTAGAGGAACGTTGCCGACTGGTAGCGCTGCTGGGTACGATCGGAATTGGCAAAACCGCTTTATCGGTGAAGTTGGCGCAGCAAATACAGAATGAATTCGATTTCGTGATTTGGCGATCGTTGCGTCACCCAATACCACCGAGAAATTTTATCGCCGACTTACTACAATTTTTTCATCCCCAACGGAAAAGCTATTTACCAGAGAATTTGGATGAATTAATTTCTCTGTTGCTGGAACAATTCAAAACTTCTCGTTGTTTGGTAATTTTGGATAATTTTGAAACCATTCTCCGTCCGGGTGATTTTGCCGGACACTATTTGGACGAGAAATATAAAAAATATGGCGAACTGCTGCGGCGAGTAGGGGAAGAACTACACCAAAGTTGTCTGATTCTCACCAGTACAGAAAAACCGCGAGAAATTGCTTTGGAGGAAGGAGAAACTTTCCCCGTTCGTTCCTGGGAAATGGCTGGGTTAAATAATGAAGAAGCTGCCGAAATTTTAAAATCAAAACGGTTAACAGATGAGGCCAAATGGGGGAATTTGATTAACGTTTATCGAGGCAATCCGTTAGCACTAAAAATTGTTTCTACCACCATTCAAGAGTTATTTGGTGGTAGCGTTGTGCAGTTTCTCAAACAGCGAGCTACCTGGGTTGTTCGAGATATGCGCGACTTAATCGATCGAGAATTCCAGCGGTTGTCGGATTTGGAAAAAGAAATAGCGAATTGGTTGGCAATTGTAGGTCATCCCATTTTTGTCACGGATTTAAAACCGAATATTTGGATACCAATATCTGAATTAAAACTATTTGAAGCATTAGAGTCTTTGGGAAGGCGATCGTTGCTGGAAAAAAATCTAGCGGGTTTCACATTACCGCCAGTAGTGATGGACTACGTGAAAAACTTGTTAGTAGAGCAAATACTGGAAGAAATCTTTCAATCTATTAGGACTGGCAAACCAGAAAATGTAGAATTACTTAAACATTACTGCTTAATTGTCGAACCAGAAAAGGAGGAGAAAAGCGAAAGTGAAGACCAATCTTTTATTGAGCGAATAGTGGAAAGTTTAGGTCAAGTAGTGCGAAACAAAACTAGCTTTCAAGAACAGTTGCAGCAAATATCAACTAAACTGCAACAAAGCTCACCATTAGAAGTGGGGTATGCCGTCGATAACCTGCAAAATCTGATTGACAAACTCAAATAA
- a CDS encoding NfeD family protein — MKSLIIPTKVEVFPEPLTGTVDKTISPQKPGRVRCLGSFWPARLYHSDCQAIIQPEESVNIVAIQGITLLVVPLNYPS; from the coding sequence ATGAAAAGTTTAATTATTCCCACAAAAGTTGAGGTATTTCCAGAACCTCTAACAGGTACGGTAGACAAAACTATTTCTCCTCAAAAGCCTGGACGAGTCAGGTGTTTGGGTAGTTTTTGGCCTGCTCGATTATACCACTCTGATTGTCAAGCAATTATTCAACCAGAAGAATCGGTAAATATTGTTGCGATTCAAGGAATTACTCTACTTGTCGTTCCCCTAAATTATCCTTCTTAA
- a CDS encoding calcium-binding protein codes for MAIGPSSDGFYYLLDDADNNLTLPPSFLTPHPGGLIALGGNDSIVGSEDAEIIFTNMGQDTISGGGGNDTLFGGKDRDVLKGDNGDDYLNGNIGQDLIFGGNGNDFIRGGKDEDLLIGGEGNDTLIGDMGGDALVGNAGRDLFVIRTDAASLEQLRPDLIVDFDKSSDRIALTGNLTEADFILETFTQSIQELLTKYGIDRNPEQARLEVFFIAGVDIDPNGDGIATGTQIRIANTGQIFGYALNVSPGDVSGNFVNIPPV; via the coding sequence ATGGCGATCGGCCCAAGCTCTGATGGATTTTATTATCTTTTAGATGATGCAGACAATAATTTAACTCTTCCCCCTAGCTTTCTCACTCCTCATCCAGGTGGATTAATTGCTTTAGGCGGAAACGATAGCATCGTCGGTTCTGAGGATGCAGAAATTATTTTTACGAACATGGGTCAAGACACCATAAGTGGTGGAGGTGGCAATGATACCTTGTTTGGTGGTAAAGATAGGGATGTTTTGAAGGGGGACAATGGAGATGACTATTTAAACGGTAACATAGGTCAAGATTTGATATTTGGTGGTAATGGGAATGATTTTATTCGTGGTGGTAAAGATGAAGATTTGTTAATTGGGGGAGAGGGAAATGATACTCTGATTGGAGATATGGGAGGTGATGCGCTAGTGGGAAATGCAGGCAGAGATTTATTTGTAATTAGAACCGATGCTGCTTCACTAGAACAATTGCGCCCTGATTTAATTGTAGATTTTGATAAGTCTAGCGATCGCATTGCTTTAACTGGTAATTTAACAGAAGCAGATTTTATTTTGGAAACTTTTACTCAATCAATTCAAGAACTCTTAACAAAATACGGAATCGATCGAAATCCCGAACAGGCGAGACTTGAAGTATTCTTTATTGCTGGAGTAGACATCGATCCTAATGGAGATGGAATCGCTACTGGTACGCAAATAAGAATTGCCAATACAGGACAGATTTTCGGTTATGCTTTGAATGTTTCGCCAGGAGACGTTAGTGGTAATTTCGTGAATATACCTCCGGTTTAA